The proteins below are encoded in one region of Mycobacterium pseudokansasii:
- a CDS encoding class I SAM-dependent methyltransferase has product MPLFDRTFYNRYRREAMSHAVGRLLMVGVGPGTDLRFIPPAVTSVAAVEPVAAFRRMAAALARRHHIAVDVVDGVGESIPFPDNSFDSVHIGLVLCSVDDVAATLAEIRRVLVPAGRLVVLEHVRGDGTMGRFQDLIAMPWSRLACGCEPNRRTIDAIAAAGFDTSGLRSIPRTLVPPPCTPHLQGFATLADE; this is encoded by the coding sequence ATGCCGCTCTTCGACCGGACGTTTTACAACCGGTATCGACGAGAGGCGATGAGCCACGCGGTCGGCCGATTGCTGATGGTCGGTGTCGGTCCCGGAACCGATTTGCGGTTTATTCCGCCCGCGGTGACGTCGGTCGCCGCCGTGGAGCCGGTGGCGGCGTTTCGGCGGATGGCTGCCGCGCTAGCGCGCCGCCACCACATCGCGGTTGACGTCGTCGACGGGGTTGGCGAGTCGATTCCCTTCCCGGACAACAGTTTCGACTCGGTACACATCGGCCTGGTGCTGTGCTCAGTCGACGACGTGGCCGCCACGCTCGCCGAAATCCGGCGGGTGCTGGTACCGGCGGGCAGGTTGGTGGTGCTCGAGCACGTCCGCGGTGACGGCACGATGGGCCGGTTTCAGGACCTGATCGCAATGCCCTGGTCTCGGTTGGCGTGCGGCTGCGAGCCGAACCGCCGAACGATCGACGCCATTGCCGCGGCCGGATTCGACACCAGCGGACTGCGCAGCATTCCCCGGACCCTGGTGCCGCCGCCCTGCACACCTCATCTGCAAGGATTCGCCACCCTGGCCGACGAATAA